A window of the Lepisosteus oculatus isolate fLepOcu1 chromosome 14, fLepOcu1.hap2, whole genome shotgun sequence genome harbors these coding sequences:
- the LOC102698665 gene encoding zinc finger protein 11-like, with amino-acid sequence MDDLLLNLKTEAHSFMETVLKSIVHEVAGVFRNRTDDSEKLVKKKLRRISQVLARRAVVRITSVDHGFGAEIAQMKQENELHCFMQVLLKSCVYEVSEVFRNGVSDSPDAIQDDLRGVSQILVGRAVLNITQWVKGSFGTGRTRMKENETFKVGLELWESGAGGDRGQTDRVGLMPPCEITAETDEEAELSELPAAVGKETLGEQHTESRQRQTVPTVNIEPERETPGPLITGDSAGQFNNASPKEIAKRFIEPDSVSPRGPQGNELAVSDAADERPRTTPTGGHEGENAGPFGGGEQDRQGERPQSEKPQRGPRSQGSPLMPGSEGVDKNSLQQIPRLCQSTNSKEHQHLHAGERPFVCGQCGASFICPSDLKTHQLVHAGEKQFTSGQLFTCSRCDKSFSTPNLLRSHQCVHAGERPFSCSECGKSFKHLGFLEKHERLHARERPLICSQCGQSFRCLKASKRHERLHTRERPLICGQCGKSFKYLGNLRTHERLHTEERPFICSQCGKSFRYLGNLKTHERLHTEERPLICSHCGRSFKYLKAFKKHELLHTEERPFACSPCGKSFQYLGSLKTHERRHAEDGPLNCSQCGKSFNCLKALKQHERCHTEERPFVCSQCGKAFKVLVTLKSHELRHATERRFICSQCGKAFHCLENLRRHEHLHPTGERPFICSQCGKSFKTSGNLEAHERRHAEDGPLNCSQCGKSFNCLKALKRHEHRHTEERPFVCGQCGKSFKVLGALKSHELRHATERRFICRQCGKAFHCLENLRRHEHLHPGGERPFVCGQCGKAFHYSGNLKIHERSHAEDRPLNCSQCGKSFSCLNALKRHERRHTEERPFVCSQCGKSFKVLGALKSHELRHAGERRFICSQCGKAFHCLENLRRHERLHTRRERSFVCSQCGKAFKTSGGLRTHQRLHTGEKPFGCIACGKCFSCSSTLKRHLRMHTGTGERPFSCSACGKSFRAPGDLKVHQRLHTGERPFSCGQCGRSFTRSEHLKSHQRSHTGERPFSCSQCGKRFTRSGSLKTHLRIHSGEKPFSCRQCGKSFTTSVQLKCHERIHTEEKPFSCSECGKAFRYKISLTRHQHIHTSESFSCSRCEKAFSTAEKLKRHQVLHRGDTCRPGGQSFAQPAHFKAHQLIHAGAKPFGRRRRGKRFRARSNLGRHQSVHEKRDRSSGKRIG; translated from the exons ATGGACGATCTGTTGCTTAATCTGAAAACCGAGGCGCACTCTTTCATGGAGACTGTGCTTAAATCGATCGTGCACGAAGTTGCGGGAGTTTTCCGAAACCGGACAGATGATTCCGAGaagctggttaaaaaaaaactgcgccGGATCTCCCAGGTGCTGGCGAGACGGGCCGTGGTTAGAATCACGTCGGTCGACCACGGTTTCGGGGCCGAGATCGCGCAGATGAAGCAGGAGAACGAGCTTCACTGTTTCATGCAGGTTCTGCTCAAATCGTGCGTGTACGAAGTTTCGGAGGTTTTCCGAAACGGGGTGTCTGACTCGCCGGACGCGATTCAAGACGACCTCCGCGGCGTCTCCCAGATCCTGGTGGGTCGGGCCGTGCTGAATATCACCCAGTGGGTCAAGGGCAGTTTCGGGACAGGAAGAACGCGAATGAAGGAAAACGAGACTTTTAAAGTGGGATTGGAGCTGTGGGAgtcgggagcaggaggagatcgGGGACAGACAGATCGTGTGGGACTCATGCCCCCCTGTGAAATCACCGCAGAAACAGATGAAGAAGCGGAGCTCTCAG AGCTCCCTGCTGCAGTGGGGAAAGAGACTCTTGGGgaacagcacacagagagccgACAGAGACAGACTGTGCCCACGGTGAACATagagcctgagagagagacacctggACCCTTAATAACTGGGGACTCTGCAGGCCAGTTTAATAATGCGAGTCCAAAGGAAATTGCCAAGAGGTTTATTGAACCGGATTCTGTCTCTCCTCGTGGGCCCCAAGGGAATGAACTGGCTGTCTCGGATGCTGCAGATGAGAGACCCCGAACGACTCCCACTGGGGGTCACGAGGGAGAGAACGCAGGTCCGTTTGGGGGGGGAGAGCAGGATCGTCAGGGGGAGCGTCCGCAGAGTGAGAAACCCCAGCGGGGCCCGCGGAGCCAGGGGAGTCCCCTGATGCCTGGCTCGGAGGGGGTGGACAAAAATTCATTGCAGCAGATACCCCGTTTATGCCAGTCCACCAATTCAAAAGAACACCAGCACCTTCACGCCGGAGAGAGACCATTTGTCTGCGGCCAGTGCGGGGCCAGTTTTATTTGCCCaagtgacttaaaaacccaccagctcGTGCACGCGGGAGAGAAACAGTTCACCAGCGGTCAGTTGTTCACCTGCAGTCGGTGCGACAAGAGCTTTAGTACGCCGAACCTGTTAAGAAGTCACCAATGCGTTCacgcaggagagagaccattcagctgtaGTGAGTGTGGGaagtcatttaaacatttaggaTTCTTAGAGAAGCACGAGCGTCTTCACGCAAGAGAGAGACCGCTGATCTGTAGTCAGTGTGGGCAGTCGTTTCGTTGTTTAAAAGCCTCCAAAAGGCACGAGCGTCTTCACACGAGAGAGAGACCGTTAATCTGCGGTCAGTGTGGgaaatcatttaaatatttggGAAACCTAAGAACTCACGAGCGTCTTCACACAGAAGAGAGACCATTcatctgcagtcagtgtggaaagTCATTTCGATATTTGGGAAACCTAAAAACCCACGAGCGTCTTCACACAGAGGAGAGACCATTAATCTGCAGTCACTGCGGGAGGTCTTTTAAGTATTTAAAAGCCTTCAAAAAGCATGAGCTCCTTCACACAGAAGAGAGACCATTCGCCTGTAGTCCGTGTGGGAAGTCGTTTCAATATTTGGGAAGCTTAAAAACGCACGAGCGTCGTCACGCAGAAGATGGACCATTAAactgtagtcagtgtgggaagtcatttaattgtttaaaagcCTTAAAACAGCACGAGCGCTGTCACACAGAAGAGAGACCATTCGTCTGTAGTCAATGTGGGAAGGCATTTAAAGTTTTAGTAACCTTAAAGAGTCATGAGCTCCGTCACGCAACAGAGAGACGGTTCATCTGTAGCCAGTGTGGGAAGGCGTTTCATTGTTTGGAAAACTTGAGACGCCACGAGCACCTTCACcctacaggagagagaccattcatctgtagtcagtgtgggaagtcaTTTAAGACCTCAGGAAACTTAGAAGCTCATGAGCGTCGTCACGCAGAGGACGGACCATTAAactgtagtcagtgtgggaagtcgtttaattgtttaaaagcCTTGAAGAGGCACGAGCATCGTCACACAGAAGAGAGGCCATTCGTCTGTGGTCAGTGTGGGAAGTCATTTAAAGTTTTAGGAGCCCTAAAGAGTCATGAACTCCGTCACGCAACAGAGAGACGGTTCATCTGTAGGCAGTGTGGGAAGGCGTTTCATTGTTTGGAAAACCTGAGACGCCACGAGCACCTTCACCCTGGAGGGGAGAGACCATTCGTCTGTGGCCAGTGTGGGAAGGCATTTCATTATTCAGGAAACTTAAAAATCCATGAGCGTAGTCACGCAGAAGACCGGCCATTAAactgtagtcagtgtgggaagtccTTTAGTTGTTTAAATGCCTTAAAGAGGCACGAGCGTCGTCACACAGAAGAGAGGCCATTCGtctgtagtcagtgtgggaagtcaTTTAAAGTTTTAGGAGCCCTAAAGAGTCACGAGCTCCGTCACGCAGGGGAGAGACGGTTCATCTGCAGCCAGTGTGGGAAGGCGTTTCATTGTTTGGAGAACCTGAGACGCCACGAGCGCCTTCACACGAGAAGGGAGAGATCATTCGTCTGTAGCCAGTGTGGGAAGGCGTTTAAGACGTCGGGGGGCTTAAGAACACACCAGCGGCTTCACACGGGAGAGAAACCGTTCGGTTGCATCGCGTGTGGGAAGTGTTTCTCCTGCTCGTCCACCTTAAAAAGGCATCTGCGCATGCACACGGGCACCGgggagagaccattcagctgcagcgCGTGTGGGAAGAGCTTCCGGGCGCCGGGGGACTTGAAAGTCCACCAGCGCCTTCACACGGGAGAGAGGCCGTTCAGCTGCGGGCAGTGCGGGCGGAGTTTCACTCGGTCGGAGCACTTGAAGAGCCATCAGCGCAGCCACACGGGGGAGAGGCCTTTCAGCTGCTCTCAGTGCGGGAAGCGGTTCACTCGGTCGGGTAGTCTAAAAACGCACCTGCGCATCCACTCGGGGGAGAAGCCGTTCAGCTGCAGGCAGTGTGGGAAAAGCTTTACGACCTCGGTTCAGCTAAAATGCCACGAGAGGATCCACACAGAGGAGAAGCCCTTCAGCTGCAGTGAGTGTGGGAAGGCATTTAGATACAAAATCTCCTTAACAAggcaccagcacattcacacgaGCGAGAGCTTTAGTTGCAGTCGGTGTGAGAAGGCTTTTAGTACAGCAGAGAAGCTGAAACGGCACCAGGTCCTTCACAGGGGCGACACATGCCGTCCGGGTGGGCAGAGTTTTGCCCAGCCAGCACACTTCAAAGCCCACCAGCTCATTCACGCAGGAGCGAAACCGTTCGGCCGCAGGCGGCGTGGGAAGAGGTTTCGTGCGAGGAGTAACCTCGGTCGACACCAGTCCGTTCACGAGAAGAGAGACCGCTCATCCGGGAAGCGGATTGGATAG